The following coding sequences are from one Microtus pennsylvanicus isolate mMicPen1 chromosome 1, mMicPen1.hap1, whole genome shotgun sequence window:
- the LOC142841093 gene encoding DNA-directed RNA polymerases I, II, and III subunit RPABC4: MDTQKDVQPPKQQPMIYICGECHTENEIKSRDPIRCRECGYRIMYKKRTKRLVVFDAR, from the coding sequence ATGGATACCCAGAAAGACGTCCAACCCCCAAAGCAGCAGCCGATGATATATATTTGTGGAGAGTGTCACACCGAAAATGAAATAAAGTCCAGAGATCCAATCAGATGCAGAGAATGTGGATACAGAATAATGTACAAGAAAAGGACTAAAAGATTGGTGGTTTTCGATGCTCGGTGA